The Desulfurobacterium atlanticum genome includes the window CTTTATAAAGCTTCTATGAAAGGTGTGAAGATAGACCTTATAGTTAGAGGAATCTGTTGTTTGAGACCTGGAATTGAAGGAGTAAGTGAAAATATAAAAGTCATAAGTATAGTTGGTAAATATCTTGAGCATGCAAGAATCTTCTACTTTAAAAATAAAGGTGATGAAGAAGTTTATATAAGCAGTGCTGACTGGATGCCGAGAAACTTTCACAAAAGAATAGAATCTCTTGTTCCAATAGAATCTCCTGAGCTTAAGAAGTTTTTGAAGAATATTCTTGAAATTCAACTGAAGGATACAGCAAAAGTGAGAATTTTACAGTCTGATGGAACCTACTACCGTCCCGAAAAGAGGGATTTCAATTCCCAGGAGTATTTTGAAAAGTGGATAAGAGAGGTGAAAGTATGAGAAAAATATTCCTTATAAGACATGGAAAGGCTGTTGATAGGGAAGAGTGGATAGGTGATGACTGTAAAAGGCCTCTCACAGAAGAAGGGGAAGAAGAATTTAGAGAGTTTGCACAAAAGATAAAATATTTGTTTCCTGATGACTTTATTATTGTTTCAAGTCCGTGTGAAAGAGCCTTAAAAACGGCTCAAATTTTAAAGGAAATAACAGGACAGAAGCTTAAAATTACAGAACTACTAAAGCCTGATGCT containing:
- the sixA gene encoding phosphohistidine phosphatase SixA, with product MRKIFLIRHGKAVDREEWIGDDCKRPLTEEGEEEFREFAQKIKYLFPDDFIIVSSPCERALKTAQILKEITGQKLKITELLKPDAEVEDYLEVLEKFDGNIAIVAHEPDLSIFMNELLCINPSRIKFKKGGVAKIIEKKGRYFLSFFITPQLVFKLFDS